In one Umezawaea sp. Da 62-37 genomic region, the following are encoded:
- a CDS encoding acyl-CoA dehydrogenase family protein, which produces MDFAYDAKTEELRGRLLSFMDEFVYPAEAVLEKQLEEATDEWARTPVVADLQAAARKAGLWNLFLPDAERGAGLTNLQYAPLAEITGRSPHLAPEALNCAAPDTGNMEVLTMFGTEEQKKQWLRPLLDGEIRSAFCMTEPDVASSDATNIATRIERDGDEYVINGTKWWSSGAMNPNCAIFIVMGKTNPEAERHQQQAMILVPRDTPGVEIKRGMRVFGYTDGPHGGHAEIVFTDVRVSVDNLVAGEGEGFAIAQARLGPGRIHHCMRLIGMAERALELMCRRANERVAFGKPIAAQGVVQEWIAESRVRIEQARLLVLKTAWLMDTVGNKGAHTEIQAIKIGVPLMTEWVLDKAIQAHGAGGVSQDFPLANLWASARTLRLADGPDEVHRMSLAKRELKKYR; this is translated from the coding sequence ATGGACTTCGCGTACGACGCCAAGACCGAAGAGCTGCGCGGCAGGCTGCTGTCCTTCATGGACGAGTTCGTCTACCCCGCCGAGGCCGTGCTGGAGAAGCAGCTCGAAGAGGCCACCGACGAGTGGGCGCGCACGCCCGTCGTGGCCGACCTCCAGGCCGCCGCCCGCAAGGCCGGGCTGTGGAACCTGTTCCTGCCCGACGCCGAGCGCGGCGCCGGACTGACGAACCTCCAGTACGCGCCGCTGGCCGAGATCACCGGCCGCAGCCCCCACCTGGCCCCGGAGGCGCTCAACTGCGCGGCGCCGGACACCGGGAACATGGAGGTGCTGACGATGTTCGGCACCGAGGAGCAGAAGAAGCAGTGGCTGCGGCCCCTGCTCGACGGCGAGATCCGCTCGGCCTTCTGCATGACCGAGCCCGACGTCGCCTCCTCCGACGCGACCAACATCGCCACCCGCATCGAGCGCGACGGCGACGAGTACGTGATCAACGGGACCAAGTGGTGGTCCTCCGGCGCGATGAACCCGAACTGCGCGATCTTCATCGTGATGGGCAAGACCAACCCCGAGGCCGAACGCCACCAGCAGCAGGCGATGATCCTCGTCCCGCGCGACACCCCCGGTGTCGAGATCAAGCGCGGCATGCGCGTCTTCGGCTACACCGACGGCCCGCACGGCGGCCATGCCGAGATCGTGTTCACCGACGTCCGCGTGTCCGTGGACAACCTGGTCGCGGGCGAGGGCGAGGGCTTCGCGATCGCCCAGGCCCGCCTCGGCCCCGGTCGCATCCACCACTGCATGAGGCTGATCGGGATGGCCGAGCGGGCGCTGGAGCTGATGTGCCGCCGCGCCAACGAGCGGGTGGCGTTCGGCAAGCCGATCGCGGCCCAGGGCGTGGTGCAGGAGTGGATCGCGGAGTCGCGGGTGCGCATCGAGCAGGCGCGGCTGTTGGTGCTCAAGACGGCGTGGCTGATGGACACCGTGGGCAACAAGGGCGCGCACACCGAGATCCAGGCCATCAAGATCGGTGTGCCGCTGATGACCGAGTGGGTGCTGGACAAGGCGATCCAGGCGCACGGAGCGGGCGGCGTCAGCCAGGACTTCCCCCTGGCCAACCTGTGGGCCTCCGCCCGCACCCTGCGGCTGGCCGACGGCCCCGACGAGGTGCACCGCATGTCGCTGGCCAAGCGCGAGCTGAAGAAGTACCGCTAG
- a CDS encoding SRPBCC family protein → MSTTTAPDVTGYAFTRRAWVAAPPSTVYDLVGDVSKIGTWSPSASEATYDEGDGPRVGAWFTGRNHRGDREWSSRSEVVAAEPGSDFAFVVDGLVRWHWTFRPHGTGTEVRQSWRLLRFDPVLGSTHEDLAALRDHMADSVETTLVALAAWVAVD, encoded by the coding sequence ATGAGCACCACCACCGCCCCGGACGTCACCGGTTACGCCTTCACCCGCCGCGCTTGGGTCGCCGCTCCGCCTTCGACGGTGTACGACTTGGTCGGCGACGTGTCGAAGATCGGGACGTGGAGTCCGAGCGCCAGCGAGGCCACCTACGACGAGGGCGACGGCCCGCGGGTGGGGGCGTGGTTCACCGGCCGCAACCACCGCGGCGACCGGGAGTGGAGCAGCCGGTCGGAGGTCGTGGCCGCCGAGCCGGGGTCGGACTTCGCCTTCGTGGTCGACGGGCTCGTGCGCTGGCACTGGACCTTCCGCCCGCACGGCACCGGGACCGAGGTGCGCCAGTCGTGGCGGCTGCTGCGCTTCGACCCCGTGCTGGGTTCCACGCACGAGGACCTGGCCGCCCTGCGCGACCACATGGCCGACAGCGTCGAGACGACGCTCGTGGCGCTGGCGGCCTGGGTGGCGGTCGACTAG
- a CDS encoding helix-turn-helix transcriptional regulator produces MDGQGRLGDFLQARRAGLRPDDVGLTTYGDRRRVPGLRREELALLAGVSAPYYTRLEQGQSHNASPEVLDAIAGALRLDDAERAHLHALAGASKRRRPVKRPPVERVTPAVLTLLDALGEVPAIVLGRRTDVLAWNAMGHAVFAGHLDPAAPDDPALRPNMARLVFLDAHVRELYTEWPVKARAVVGNLRVTVGLHPDDPLLAGLIGELSMGSPEFAAMWADHRVRVCDVVDYRMHHPLVGEMLLTQQTLQSPQGQGPHIVVATAESESARSALSLLARAIAPAPAPVRTRTADRP; encoded by the coding sequence ATGGACGGACAAGGGCGGCTCGGTGACTTCCTCCAGGCCCGCCGGGCGGGGTTGCGGCCCGACGACGTCGGGCTGACCACCTACGGCGACCGGCGGCGCGTGCCGGGGCTGCGGCGCGAGGAACTGGCTCTGCTGGCCGGGGTGAGCGCCCCGTACTACACGCGGCTGGAACAGGGGCAGTCGCACAACGCCTCACCGGAGGTGCTCGACGCGATCGCCGGGGCGCTGCGCCTGGACGACGCCGAACGCGCCCACCTGCACGCGCTGGCCGGTGCCTCGAAGCGCCGCCGACCCGTGAAGCGGCCGCCGGTGGAACGGGTCACCCCGGCGGTGCTGACCCTGCTCGACGCGCTGGGCGAGGTGCCCGCGATCGTGCTGGGCCGCCGCACCGACGTGCTGGCGTGGAACGCCATGGGCCACGCGGTGTTCGCAGGCCACTTGGACCCGGCGGCCCCCGACGACCCGGCGCTGCGACCGAACATGGCGCGGCTGGTGTTCCTCGACGCGCACGTCCGCGAGCTGTACACCGAGTGGCCGGTCAAGGCGCGGGCCGTGGTGGGCAACCTGCGGGTGACCGTGGGCCTGCACCCCGACGACCCGCTGCTGGCCGGGCTGATCGGCGAGCTGTCGATGGGCAGCCCGGAGTTCGCGGCGATGTGGGCCGACCACCGGGTGCGCGTGTGCGACGTCGTCGACTACCGGATGCACCACCCGCTCGTGGGCGAGATGCTGCTGACCCAGCAGACGCTCCAGAGCCCGCAGGGCCAAGGACCGCACATCGTCGTGGCCACCGCCGAGTCGGAATCGGCGCGCTCGGCGTTGAGCCTGCTCGCCCGCGCGATCGCACCGGCACCGGCACCCGTTCGCACCCGGACCGCCGACCGCCCGTAA
- a CDS encoding protein-tyrosine phosphatase family protein, whose amino-acid sequence MTSTHLTGATELPDGTWIRGRGLRHPAPTGPLPEHGLYLGGPRLRARHDDALTWPHHWVHWPDFMLPRDRDDAIARIRELHEFARAGHRVEVACFGGHGRTGTVLSCLAVLAGVPADDAVAWTRTHYHRSAVETPWQRRWVRRFPTT is encoded by the coding sequence ATGACCAGCACGCACCTCACGGGCGCGACGGAACTGCCCGACGGCACGTGGATCCGCGGTCGCGGCCTGCGCCACCCGGCGCCGACCGGACCGCTTCCCGAGCACGGCCTGTACCTGGGTGGGCCGCGTCTGCGCGCCCGCCACGACGACGCGCTGACGTGGCCGCACCACTGGGTCCACTGGCCGGACTTCATGCTGCCGCGCGACCGGGACGACGCGATCGCCCGCATCCGCGAGCTGCACGAGTTCGCCCGCGCCGGGCACCGCGTCGAGGTCGCCTGCTTCGGCGGCCACGGCCGCACCGGCACCGTCCTGTCCTGCCTGGCCGTGCTCGCCGGGGTGCCCGCCGACGACGCCGTCGCGTGGACCCGCACGCACTACCACCGCAGCGCCGTGGAGACCCCGTGGCAGCGGCGGTGGGTGCGGAGGTTCCCGACGACCTGA
- a CDS encoding PadR family transcriptional regulator — protein MSSRVMTEQTFLVLTALAEEPLHGYAIVQAVGTLSEGRTQLRVGTLYGVLDRLVADGFAERDREEIHQGRLRRYYKLTDAGVRALQAEVVRLSANVAAASFVLKARGAL, from the coding sequence ATGAGCAGTCGGGTCATGACCGAGCAGACCTTCCTGGTGCTCACCGCACTGGCCGAGGAACCCCTGCACGGGTACGCGATCGTCCAAGCGGTCGGGACGCTGTCCGAAGGACGGACGCAACTGCGGGTGGGCACGCTCTACGGCGTGCTCGACCGCCTGGTCGCCGACGGCTTCGCCGAACGGGACCGCGAGGAGATCCACCAGGGCCGGTTGCGCCGCTACTACAAGCTCACCGACGCCGGGGTACGGGCCCTCCAGGCGGAGGTCGTGCGGTTGTCGGCGAACGTCGCGGCCGCGTCGTTCGTGCTCAAGGCGAGGGGGGCGTTGTGA